Below is a window of Tolypothrix bouteillei VB521301 DNA.
TGACGTGTGGCTACAGCGACTTCATCCCAGCGAATTCTGTGAAGAGTAGAAATTGCGTTGCAAGACGCATTGCAATCTAAATTTTTTTCAATGATGGAAAGCAGCGTTGAAATCCCCACCTCGTTACTTGGGTAACGCCGCAGGAGTTCACCAGCAATTCTATAGCGGTAATAATCATCCTGAGTTGTTTCCAGCCTGTTGATAACTGTGCTTAGCGATCGCTTGTTATCTGGCTTAATAGAAAGCAAGTATGCAGCAGCTAGAGTAACACTGTGTAAGTTTTCACTTGTTTCCACAATTCGAGTTAAAGCTGTGCTTACCGCAGGACAATGCGGCGTAATTTTTCCCAAGCTAATAACTGCTTGACAGAGAAGATCGTCTTCTTTTGTCTTTTCTAACCTTGTAGATAGAGCTGCGATCGCATCCGTATTACCTGGAGCGATTTTTTGTAAATGCATAGCAGCCTGAAAGAGAACATCGCTTCGCTCAGTAGTTTCTAGAATATTGACTAAAGCTTTCTTAGCAGTCGCATTACCAGGATCTATACGTAATAAACATTTTGCAGCACAACAACTGATTCTGTCATCTTGATTCATTTGCAGGAACTTAGTGAGGGCTGCAATCGCTGTTGAACTGCTATAAGCGATTTTATCCAATGCCACAAATATCTTTACGTAAAGGTAGTTCCAACCAAAGCCTTTATTTGAAGTTATCTCAAGTAAATCGACTAAAGCTGCAATCGCATTTTCATCATTACAAGCAATTTCGCCCAAACTCTGACATATTTTGCCCAGAGTCCTTTCATTTTCCGTAACTTGTAGCAGTTTTACCAAAGCCGTAATCGCTATTTGATTTCCTAAGTCTATTTGTCCCAATCTTAAAGCAGCGTCTTGTAACACAAACTGACTTTCTGTAGTCTGAATTAACAACTCAAAGGCAGCAATTACTCGTTTTTTATCTGTTAAGTTCAAGACTACTTTTGCTTCTTCTTGTAATGGTTTTGGAAAGTTTTGCCAACCAAAATAAACATAACTCCATTGCAGTAGTTGTTGAACAATTGCATCCCCTAAACTACATTCTTCAAAATGATTCAATGCTTCTGCTGCTAGCAAGTAAGCTCGAGATCGGTAGAAATTCCCACAATCGTCTTCAAAATTTAGTAAGAGTTTCATAAACTCTTCTTTAAGTTCGTTGGGAATATCCTCTCGACTAAACCAGTGAAGAATTTCCGCTTTACACTGTGGCTCAAAAATGCGATAAATACTTTGACTTAGATTATGGGGAACGTGGTACAAGAAATAGCTAAAATCATGCATTGCCTCCTACTCACCCAAATGTGAGGCGCAAAGAACATTAAAACATATGATAACACTCTTTGTACAATAAACTGGGTCAGTACTTAGCTTCCGCTTGTCAAGCTTCCAAATACATCTTTATCAGATTGAGTACATATTGTAAGTCAATATAAACTTTTGTCTTAATACTGCTCTATTAAGAGAAATTGTAGGTTCGGCTTACCGTCGAGAACCCCAACAAATGCCAATAAATGTTATGTTTATTACTCAAACAATCTACTTAATTGCGCGTTTTTACACAAAACATACACAGTATAGACTCTTGCCTTTTCCTATGGTACACGTTTTACCCGTAACTCCAATAGTTTTATTACTGGAGGCTTTCTACTATTTTTTTCTCCATTGCCACTAATAAAGCTAAGTTTTCTTCTAGCGTTTGCTTGCGTTGACGTATTCTTTTTAATCGTTGCATCTTAGCTTCCTGGCTAAAAAATTTGTCGAAGAAGGTATCTTTCTCTTCATTTGCTATTCGTCCAATACATGGATCTTTGTCAATTTCATCAAGTGCTTGCCATATTTCAAGAGTTTTTGGTGTTGGGGTATCGTCAGTTTGATTCATAGTGTTAGTTTAATAAAATTACTAATCAAATATTTATAAGACTTCTCGATCATTACGAATTGCTGACTCGCGAGTTTCTCCATGAGTGCAGGGCATAACAACGCGATCGGCAAACTCTAGTATCATAACTAAAAAAAGCCTGACTTCATCTGACCATTGGATAACCATGCTGTATCAACTTATAAATCCTCGTCCTCTCGTATTTCTTTCCTATTTGTAAGGGCGCAATGCTTTGCGCCCCTAAAGTAGATGGTGGTTATCATTCGTTAAAATGGCTCTTTTCTAGCCACTAGTCCGCGATCGCCTATCCCGTGATTAAATTCCTGCACCATCCAAAAACTCTTCTATGATCTTATTGTCAATTCGGCAACGAGAGCGAGTTTCTGCAAACACTGGCTCCTCTGTTAGGATATGAGTCTGAGAAGAGTATTGCTCTTTCAAAGCAGCGGTTAGGTTGGTAACTGACAAGTTTTGTTGCACGTCTTGCAGCTGTTGAATTTGCTGTTCGAGTTGTTCAAGTCTATCTACTAAAGCACGTATCACTTGCGCTTCAGCATCTGGTAGACTTCCGTGTTCTAGCGGATTGACACGAACTCCAGAACGATAGAGAATCCGACCGGGTATGCCAACTACAGTACAGTCAGATGGAACATCACGCAAAACCACCGATCCGGCTCCAATGCGGACATTGTTACCAATCTGGATATTGCCGAGCACTTTTGCACCTGCTCCAACGACAACATTTTCACCCACAGTAGGATGGCGCTTACCACATTCTTTGCCCGTACCACCAAGGGTAACACCTTGGTAAATTAGGGTATAGTCTCCAATAATTGCTGTTTCTCCAATAACCACGCCCATTCCATGGTCAATAAAAACTCCTTGTCCGATTGTTGCACCGGGGTGAATTTCTATTCCAGTTAAAAACCGAGCTAGGTGGGAAATGAGACGGGGAATAAAGGGAATACCAATGCCATACAACCAATGAGCAAGGCGATGAAATAACAGCGCTTGCAACCCAGGGTAGCAAAACAACACTTCTAACCAGTTGCGAGCCGCTGGATCTCGGTCAAATATAATGCGGAAGTCAGTCAAAAGAGTAGATAACACGCTTATAAAACTCTCGTTTTGCCAAACAAGTTACACTCTATCTTAACGTTAATTGCTAACTGCTAATTGCTAATTGCTAATTGTTTGCCAGTCTGACTTCAGCCATTGACCATTAGCCATTAGCCATTAGCCTTGCTCCTGTACCGTAAGAGTATAATTCCGCCTTTCTCCCGGTTTAAATGTGCCTACCCACACGCGATATGTACCCGCTTTCCAAGTGCTATCTATGATGCTAGCGTCTTTATTTCTACCAGTATCATCGCCACACCGAACTATGCTGTTATCTGGTCCTTGAATGACCAATGTTGTATCATTACCACCTGTGTCAACTTGTATCTTGAGGCGAGAAAAATCTTTTTCCAGAATTAGGATGTGGTCTGGCTTGGGATCTCCATAGCCAATACAGACATTTCTGTTGCGATCGCGATTGCTAATAGCCGACAAGGAGTACGATCCACCTGTATAACCTGCTATTGTTCCTTTCGTTGATTCAAACCCAGGTGATAGCGCTAGCTTACCAAAGTTTGCTGTATCTGCAAACACGGGTGTAGAAGCAAGTGCGGTAAATGTAGCTAGGAGCCAGGCGCTTTTTATCGTAGATAGGGGGCGATTGCGTTTCATGATACCCCTCCCTTGTGTCTGAGTATAGTTTTTTTCTATACTCAAACTATCAGGAAAAATATTGAAATTTTCTGATCTTGTGGCACCTTTGATTGTGGCACAGGAAATAATAAAGCGGGGTAATGGGGATTTGAGCAATAGGTAAGAAACAATACCCATTCTCCATTCCCAGTTACCCATTAACAACTAACTATTAAATTGAAAAAACACACCACCTTTAAGCAAATCTGTATCGCTACCGTAACTGCTCACTGTTAGCGATCGCAAATTTTGAAAAAAGGATTTGCCAACGACTTCCACAAGTTTAAGAAAGGGGAGTTGACTTTCGATAATTGGCTGACTCTTTGTCCAATCGACATAAACATAGCCCTGATTGGGTTTTGGTAGAGCAGCAATACTATTTTGGAAATCACTCTTGTTTACCAAAGAATCTTCTTTGGCTGTAAGCGCTGCATCCATTGCCTCAATGGAAGAGGTGATAATCTCGTAATTACCTACATCTGCGTATGCTCCCAAAACCTTTGCTTGAATTGTATAGACCTGTCGGTCTTTTGCAAGTGCAGATTGACTGGAAGTAGCGGCTAACTCT
It encodes the following:
- a CDS encoding HEAT repeat domain-containing protein, with the protein product MHDFSYFLYHVPHNLSQSIYRIFEPQCKAEILHWFSREDIPNELKEEFMKLLLNFEDDCGNFYRSRAYLLAAEALNHFEECSLGDAIVQQLLQWSYVYFGWQNFPKPLQEEAKVVLNLTDKKRVIAAFELLIQTTESQFVLQDAALRLGQIDLGNQIAITALVKLLQVTENERTLGKICQSLGEIACNDENAIAALVDLLEITSNKGFGWNYLYVKIFVALDKIAYSSSTAIAALTKFLQMNQDDRISCCAAKCLLRIDPGNATAKKALVNILETTERSDVLFQAAMHLQKIAPGNTDAIAALSTRLEKTKEDDLLCQAVISLGKITPHCPAVSTALTRIVETSENLHSVTLAAAYLLSIKPDNKRSLSTVINRLETTQDDYYRYRIAGELLRRYPSNEVGISTLLSIIEKNLDCNASCNAISTLHRIRWDEVAVATRQKAIKVLLGLLVNQGNCCDYIEVARAILAIEPGNEIAIATLVKIMENDGNDWLRRYAAEVLIQTNNSCEKALNTIVDLAHLDNGLNVDALLVSVQEITQKNQMNQKFLDNMIAAKVKLIQTFEEEEENKESLSPCHSFSYELSLLKEVDKLLPILQDEHLPKVVSDLKDYLSQEFYQQTSYRYEAVYKLLWHCAQRMTYQEFYQSWH
- the cysE gene encoding serine O-acetyltransferase — encoded protein: MLSTLLTDFRIIFDRDPAARNWLEVLFCYPGLQALLFHRLAHWLYGIGIPFIPRLISHLARFLTGIEIHPGATIGQGVFIDHGMGVVIGETAIIGDYTLIYQGVTLGGTGKECGKRHPTVGENVVVGAGAKVLGNIQIGNNVRIGAGSVVLRDVPSDCTVVGIPGRILYRSGVRVNPLEHGSLPDAEAQVIRALVDRLEQLEQQIQQLQDVQQNLSVTNLTAALKEQYSSQTHILTEEPVFAETRSRCRIDNKIIEEFLDGAGI